The following proteins are co-located in the Methanobacterium formicicum DSM 3637 genome:
- a CDS encoding DUF4013 domain-containing protein, translating to MDMGQIIGDSFKYPVSNWKRLLILGVIVLITQILMEIIIGYGRVSGLLYFLLIPALIAAFLTMGYQLRTIAKSIIGENEPPEFNDWTKMFLDGLRVFIMSIAYGIIPTIVLIVGFIMLLTGSYGIGVIILIVSALLFIILGIISVMALSNMAYYNEIGAAFKFGEIKERIESIGWLEYIVMLILLAILYIILLVVASVVTIIPYAGLVLASLIIYPFIYLFLYRAIGLIFKETLEDEGESIQNEIKDLPETEETNLD from the coding sequence ATGGACATGGGTCAAATTATTGGAGATTCTTTTAAATATCCAGTTTCTAACTGGAAACGCTTGTTGATTTTAGGGGTAATAGTTTTAATAACCCAGATTTTAATGGAAATTATAATTGGATATGGTCGTGTTTCCGGCTTGCTATATTTCCTCTTAATTCCTGCTTTAATAGCTGCTTTCCTGACCATGGGATATCAGCTCAGGACAATAGCTAAATCCATAATTGGGGAAAATGAACCCCCTGAGTTTAATGATTGGACTAAAATGTTCCTGGATGGACTTAGAGTTTTCATTATGAGTATTGCTTATGGAATAATTCCCACCATTGTTTTAATTGTTGGATTCATTATGCTACTTACAGGATCCTATGGTATAGGTGTGATTATTCTTATAGTGAGTGCATTACTTTTCATCATCTTGGGGATAATATCAGTAATGGCCCTTTCTAACATGGCTTACTATAATGAAATAGGGGCAGCATTTAAATTCGGTGAAATCAAGGAGAGAATAGAAAGTATTGGCTGGTTAGAATACATAGTGATGTTGATTTTACTGGCAATTCTTTACATCATACTGTTAGTGGTGGCATCAGTAGTAACTATAATACCATACGCAGGTCTGGTTTTAGCAAGCCTCATCATTTATCCATTCATCTACTTGTTCCTGTACAGAGCAATCGGATTAATCTTTAAAGAAACACTGGAAGATGAAGGAGAATCGATTCAAAATGAAATTAAAGATCTCCCTGAAACAGAAGAAACCAACTTAGATTAA
- a CDS encoding AarF/ABC1/UbiB kinase family protein — translation MKPFSRKKVDYQRLKEIIQLLVKYEFDNLVGSLELKGSRWGDLLYRYDSDADLDATAPERLRMVFEELGPTFIKLGQMMSTRPDLVGQNMADEFTKLQDDTLPFDFDTVKMIVEGELGKPLNEAFGTFEEEQLAAASIGQVHRATLPDGTMVAIKVQRPGIQDTVAKDLIIMHHLADLIHKRIPSLKIFNVPEIVDEFEKSIHKEMDYELEARNTQNFQANFAENTGIHAPHVFTEYSTSLILTMEFIQGTKMSQVMENPEGFDNKIIAERVAKSYFQQILMDGFFHADPHPGNLYVLEDNVVCYIDFGMMGHIDQEFMENLGELFIQVIEYKVDAVINQLIYMDIIDDSVDRTILKRDIMDILDRFYGASLKDIHLGHILSELAIPLITKYQARVPPEFTLIARSVSLIEEVAYSLDEEFDATSQFKPMVKKLLLKKFNPKNMADLFKDNMFELEHLIKNMPRNLNRLVAKVENGEIKVRYSEELAEDIERTSNKLVVAIIIAALLIGSSWIIQINKGPMIWDMPLLGFLGFAASGVLGVGLIIYILRYRKI, via the coding sequence ATGAAACCATTTTCCCGTAAAAAAGTAGACTACCAGCGTTTAAAAGAGATAATCCAGTTACTGGTCAAATACGAGTTTGATAACCTGGTAGGTTCGCTGGAATTGAAGGGATCCCGCTGGGGAGACCTGTTATACAGATATGATTCTGATGCGGATCTGGATGCCACAGCTCCCGAACGTTTAAGAATGGTCTTCGAGGAACTGGGGCCCACATTCATAAAACTGGGGCAGATGATGAGCACCCGACCAGATCTGGTTGGGCAAAACATGGCTGATGAGTTCACCAAACTCCAGGATGACACTTTGCCTTTTGATTTTGACACAGTGAAGATGATTGTGGAAGGTGAACTGGGCAAACCATTAAACGAAGCTTTCGGGACCTTTGAAGAGGAACAACTGGCAGCCGCATCCATAGGCCAGGTACACCGTGCAACTCTCCCTGATGGAACCATGGTGGCTATTAAAGTGCAGAGACCAGGTATTCAGGATACTGTAGCCAAAGATCTCATTATAATGCACCACCTAGCTGATTTAATCCATAAAAGAATCCCCAGTTTAAAAATTTTCAATGTCCCTGAAATTGTGGATGAATTTGAAAAATCAATCCACAAGGAGATGGACTACGAACTGGAAGCCAGAAACACCCAGAACTTCCAGGCCAACTTTGCAGAGAATACTGGTATCCATGCGCCCCATGTTTTCACTGAATATTCCACCTCTCTGATTTTAACCATGGAATTCATCCAGGGAACCAAAATGAGCCAGGTGATGGAGAACCCAGAAGGGTTCGATAATAAAATCATTGCCGAAAGAGTGGCCAAATCCTACTTCCAGCAGATACTCATGGATGGATTCTTCCATGCAGACCCACATCCTGGTAATTTATATGTTCTGGAGGATAACGTGGTCTGTTACATTGACTTTGGGATGATGGGCCATATTGACCAGGAGTTCATGGAGAACCTGGGGGAGCTATTCATCCAGGTGATTGAATACAAGGTGGATGCAGTTATCAACCAGCTGATCTACATGGATATAATAGATGATTCAGTGGATAGAACAATTCTAAAAAGGGATATAATGGATATACTGGACCGTTTCTATGGTGCCAGTCTTAAGGATATTCATCTGGGACATATCCTGAGTGAACTGGCTATTCCCCTGATAACCAAGTACCAGGCACGGGTCCCACCAGAATTCACCCTTATTGCCAGGTCAGTGTCCCTGATTGAGGAGGTGGCCTATTCTCTAGACGAGGAATTCGATGCAACCAGCCAGTTCAAGCCAATGGTTAAAAAACTCCTCCTGAAAAAATTCAACCCTAAAAACATGGCAGATCTGTTCAAGGATAACATGTTCGAACTGGAACACCTAATTAAGAACATGCCCCGTAACCTCAACCGGCTGGTGGCTAAGGTTGAAAACGGAGAGATAAAGGTACGCTACTCTGAGGAACTGGCAGAAGACATTGAAAGAACCAGTAACAAACTGGTGGTGGCCATAATCATCGCGGCCTTACTCATTGGTTCATCTTGGATTATCCAGATAAACAAGGGCCCTATGATCTGGGACATGCCTCTTCTAGGTTTTCTGGGATTTGCAGCCAGTGGAGTGCTGGGTGTGGGCCTCATAATTTATATTCTGCGTTACAGGAAGATTTAG
- a CDS encoding threonine/serine exporter ThrE family protein yields MYPGGNLGNINPTNISDGGDLPPNLLEFLTELARAMTAAGIAVMTIEAILKNICRAYGVKAQEVIDFPTFVLIKISDGNSKALAVTGQKPGLLPLDQVSRLYELIYQAENAEITPEQGINRINEIINVKRQHKYIRHILGYALYSTGLGMLLLPTTNELLFCGALGAIVGLIVGYSEDKPRLNLILPVLVAFLVSMIFFFGVKQGMVKGSLTILVPALSYFIPGAVLATGMYELAANNVISGSSRLVQGVVILLLLLFGVLIGLQVVGLSAGAYMVAYLATPLGWWAPYIGILVFTLGMYLLMSIRNRDMLGVLMVLFATFGGLQIGNYLLGGLFGAFLGSAVMTMVGTYLERSKIKTPYYVSIIPAFWILVPGSLGFISLATLAGQNYSASITNLIMVVLTFVAISMGLVIGAVIADPLKIE; encoded by the coding sequence ATGTATCCTGGAGGTAACTTGGGGAATATAAACCCTACCAACATATCAGATGGAGGAGACTTGCCTCCAAATCTACTGGAATTTTTAACAGAACTAGCCCGGGCCATGACTGCGGCAGGCATTGCAGTCATGACAATAGAAGCTATTTTAAAGAACATATGCCGGGCATATGGGGTTAAAGCCCAGGAAGTAATTGACTTTCCCACCTTCGTACTCATCAAGATCAGTGATGGGAATTCAAAAGCCCTGGCAGTGACCGGGCAAAAACCAGGCCTCCTACCACTGGACCAGGTCTCACGTTTATACGAGTTAATCTACCAGGCAGAAAATGCAGAAATAACTCCAGAACAGGGAATTAATCGTATAAATGAAATAATCAACGTTAAGCGCCAGCACAAATACATAAGGCACATCCTTGGATATGCACTCTATTCTACTGGGCTGGGGATGCTGCTTTTACCCACAACCAATGAGTTACTATTCTGTGGGGCTTTAGGTGCTATAGTGGGCTTGATTGTGGGATACTCTGAAGATAAACCCAGACTAAACCTTATTTTACCAGTTTTAGTGGCATTTCTGGTGTCTATGATCTTCTTTTTCGGGGTGAAGCAGGGAATGGTAAAGGGATCCCTCACCATCCTGGTCCCAGCACTTTCCTATTTCATCCCGGGAGCAGTTCTGGCCACTGGAATGTACGAACTGGCAGCCAACAACGTCATATCCGGTTCCAGCCGCCTGGTTCAGGGAGTGGTTATTCTCTTACTCCTCCTCTTCGGAGTTTTAATAGGCCTGCAGGTGGTTGGACTCTCTGCAGGAGCGTATATGGTGGCATATCTAGCCACTCCCCTTGGCTGGTGGGCTCCCTATATTGGGATCCTGGTTTTCACTCTGGGCATGTACCTCTTAATGTCCATACGAAACCGTGACATGCTGGGAGTTTTAATGGTGTTATTTGCAACGTTTGGCGGACTTCAGATAGGCAATTACCTTTTAGGCGGGTTATTCGGTGCATTTTTAGGCTCGGCTGTCATGACCATGGTGGGAACATACCTGGAACGATCAAAGATTAAAACACCATACTACGTATCAATAATACCTGCATTCTGGATATTAGTACCAGGATCCTTGGGATTCATCAGCCTGGCCACCCTGGCTGGACAGAACTATTCGGCATCCATTACTAACCTGATCATGGTGGTACTAACCTTTGTGGCCATATCCATGGGTTTAGTCATAGGTGCGGTAATTGCTGATCCATTAAAAATAGAATAA
- a CDS encoding DUF4013 domain-containing protein has product MNVSEMVADSLKFPFSNVKRLLTLGILMATSILIIPAILAYGYNLRIIEYSFKDSNELPPFNEWLNMFVDGLKYVVVILIYRGIPAIIVGIISAIIIMSIAFSGQVTSFNAFITTSFQIFFVVGFIIMVFPYILSFIALPHIVKKDKLEASVKFKDIFGIIKNIGWVNYIIAVVVLTAFSAVVSALSAIPQLMNMGMITVYAVAAVVGFFIGSYVSAFSGRFLALIYNEGIEE; this is encoded by the coding sequence ATGAATGTTAGTGAAATGGTTGCAGATTCCTTGAAATTTCCTTTTTCCAATGTGAAACGACTTTTAACACTGGGCATACTGATGGCCACCAGTATTTTAATAATACCTGCAATACTGGCTTATGGGTATAATTTACGTATAATTGAATATTCATTCAAAGATTCTAATGAATTACCACCATTTAATGAGTGGTTAAACATGTTCGTGGATGGTTTGAAGTACGTAGTTGTAATACTAATTTACAGGGGTATTCCTGCTATTATTGTGGGTATTATATCGGCTATTATAATCATGTCCATTGCCTTCAGTGGACAGGTGACCAGTTTTAATGCATTTATAACCACTTCTTTCCAGATATTTTTTGTGGTGGGTTTTATCATAATGGTGTTCCCTTACATCCTCAGCTTTATTGCTTTGCCCCACATAGTTAAAAAGGACAAATTAGAAGCTTCAGTTAAATTTAAGGATATTTTTGGTATAATCAAAAATATTGGATGGGTTAACTATATTATTGCTGTTGTGGTACTCACCGCATTTTCCGCAGTGGTATCTGCACTCAGTGCCATTCCCCAGCTAATGAATATGGGAATGATAACTGTTTATGCAGTTGCTGCGGTGGTAGGATTTTTCATTGGTTCTTATGTATCCGCTTTCAGCGGCCGATTCCTGGCTCTCATCTATAATGAGGGCATTGAAGAGTAG